The Sulfuriferula thiophila genome window below encodes:
- a CDS encoding cysteine hydrolase family protein, whose amino-acid sequence MKSALLVTDVQAKVFDTNPRPFEADEVVKRINHVATLARAAGVPVFLIQHEVPGYLDHESEGWQLQKDLVVKDTDILVRKTTGDSFLRTDLEEKLKSLDITNLVICGYASEFCIDNTTRRATGLGYTVQLVSDAHTTHDKKHLSAQKIREHHNLTLSMGPTITTVQSEDINIEG is encoded by the coding sequence ATGAAATCAGCATTATTGGTAACTGATGTTCAGGCCAAGGTCTTTGATACCAATCCCCGACCGTTTGAAGCTGACGAAGTCGTGAAACGAATTAATCACGTAGCCACTCTGGCGAGAGCCGCTGGCGTTCCGGTCTTTTTGATCCAACACGAAGTGCCAGGCTATTTGGATCATGAAAGTGAAGGTTGGCAATTACAGAAAGATTTGGTTGTTAAAGATACCGATATTCTCGTGCGTAAAACCACAGGTGATTCATTCCTTCGGACAGACCTCGAAGAAAAATTGAAATCACTCGATATCACCAATCTAGTTATCTGTGGTTATGCTTCGGAGTTTTGTATTGACAATACAACGCGTAGGGCCACCGGCCTAGGTTATACCGTGCAACTCGTTTCCGATGCTCACACAACGCATGATAAGAAACACCTATCAGCACAGAAAATCCGAGAGCACCACAATTTAACGTTATCAATGGGCCCTACGATAACAACCGTTCAATCGGAGGATATAAACATTGAGGGCTAA
- a CDS encoding WapI family immunity protein — protein MKLHAHGLHIELRPQRLVDDEDWVRVQVLVEANGFSGDFEAWLQLGDLTHFANEVGVMYESVGKSSTAVLASAEPDIIIKLEMQSLGGIVGNYSLESERPDGIPTVLSGAFNIDQSFLPSLRQSIDSLIVDLGGKHVL, from the coding sequence ATGAAACTACATGCTCATGGCCTACATATCGAACTGCGTCCACAGAGGTTAGTGGATGATGAAGATTGGGTCCGCGTCCAAGTGCTGGTGGAAGCCAATGGCTTTAGCGGCGACTTTGAAGCGTGGCTTCAGTTGGGCGATCTGACACATTTCGCAAACGAGGTTGGTGTCATGTACGAGTCAGTAGGCAAATCAAGCACCGCAGTTCTTGCTAGTGCCGAGCCAGATATCATTATTAAATTGGAGATGCAGTCACTCGGAGGTATTGTCGGTAACTATTCGCTCGAAAGCGAAAGACCCGATGGCATACCTACAGTCCTATCGGGAGCGTTCAACATTGATCAGAGTTTTTTACCAAGTCTTCGTCAAAGCATAGACTCTCTCATTGTAGATTTAGGCGGGAAGCATGTACTCTAA